A genome region from Arthrobacter sp. V1I9 includes the following:
- a CDS encoding PRC and DUF2382 domain-containing protein, whose product MISTENLSALTTAGGHVVGSDGSKIGSIGQIYVDDQTSEPTWVTVKTGLFGSHESFAPLDAASQDGNDIVVAHTKDKVKDAPRVAPDGHLEPAEEDQLYTYYGLNGGNGLAGGNGFAAGTAEDTVGRETVGHGTVGHDTSGPTTDDAMTRSEEQLHVGTRKEEAGRARLRKYVVTENVTTTVPVQREEVRIEREPITDANRGAALDGPAISEEEHEVILHQERPVVEKEAVPVERVRLDKETVTNEHTVTEEVRKENIELDDDGITRR is encoded by the coding sequence ATGATCAGCACTGAGAACCTTTCTGCACTGACCACTGCCGGCGGACACGTCGTAGGTTCCGACGGAAGCAAGATCGGATCCATCGGACAGATTTACGTGGATGACCAGACCTCCGAGCCCACGTGGGTTACGGTGAAGACCGGGCTCTTCGGATCCCACGAGTCCTTCGCACCGCTGGACGCCGCGTCGCAGGACGGCAACGATATCGTCGTCGCCCACACCAAGGACAAGGTCAAGGACGCACCCCGCGTCGCCCCGGACGGCCACCTGGAGCCCGCCGAGGAAGACCAGCTCTACACCTACTACGGCCTCAACGGCGGTAACGGACTCGCCGGCGGCAACGGATTCGCCGCGGGTACTGCAGAGGACACCGTGGGCCGCGAAACGGTCGGCCACGGAACTGTCGGCCACGACACCTCAGGCCCCACCACCGATGACGCGATGACCCGTTCGGAGGAGCAGCTGCACGTCGGCACCCGCAAGGAAGAGGCCGGCCGGGCACGGCTCCGCAAGTACGTCGTCACCGAAAACGTCACCACCACCGTCCCGGTGCAGCGTGAAGAGGTCCGCATCGAGCGCGAACCGATCACGGACGCCAACCGCGGCGCCGCCCTGGACGGCCCCGCCATCAGCGAGGAAGAGCACGAGGTCATCCTCCACCAGGAGCGCCCCGTCGTCGAAAAGGAAGCAGTCCCCGTTGAGCGCGTGCGCCTGGACAAGGAGACGGTAACCAACGAGCACACCGTCACCGAGGAAGTCCGCAAGGAAAACATCGAGCTCGACGACGACGGCATCACCCGCCGCTAA
- a CDS encoding M20/M25/M40 family metallo-hydrolase, producing MGHLEALQKIADQEGGNRAAGTSGYEASARYVEDQLRAAGYNPVRQVFTYEDEDLDADRQTFNILADTAGSENHTVVVGGHLDSVPESPGINDNASGVAAMLETARWMAESGVEPKNRVRFAFWGAEEVDLLGSQHYVDELSATEKSKTAVNINIDMAASPNGVRFVHDGDGSTFGEAGPPGSTGLESVLFDYFGKNSLAADPTGFIGDSDYDPFLQAGIATGGLFAGDVGTKTAEEVQKYGGTANEDHDRCYHERCDTIQNVNRELLKDMAGALGYATLAFAMTQM from the coding sequence ATGGGACACCTCGAGGCCCTGCAGAAGATAGCTGATCAAGAGGGAGGAAACCGGGCCGCCGGCACGTCCGGATATGAAGCATCAGCCCGCTACGTCGAGGACCAGCTGCGCGCGGCCGGCTACAACCCGGTCCGGCAGGTCTTCACCTACGAGGATGAGGACCTCGATGCTGACAGGCAGACTTTCAACATCCTGGCTGACACAGCCGGAAGCGAAAATCACACCGTAGTGGTTGGCGGCCATCTGGACTCGGTGCCTGAAAGCCCGGGGATCAATGACAATGCAAGCGGCGTGGCTGCAATGCTCGAGACCGCACGGTGGATGGCAGAGTCCGGCGTGGAGCCGAAAAACAGGGTGCGCTTCGCGTTCTGGGGAGCAGAAGAGGTGGACCTGTTAGGTTCGCAGCATTACGTGGATGAGCTCAGCGCTACTGAGAAATCCAAGACCGCGGTGAACATCAACATCGACATGGCGGCGTCACCCAACGGTGTGCGGTTTGTTCACGACGGCGACGGCTCCACTTTTGGTGAAGCCGGCCCTCCCGGTTCAACGGGACTCGAAAGCGTTCTCTTTGACTACTTCGGCAAGAATTCGCTGGCGGCCGATCCGACCGGATTCATCGGCGACTCCGACTACGACCCCTTCCTCCAGGCGGGCATCGCAACTGGCGGTCTCTTTGCCGGGGATGTCGGCACAAAAACTGCCGAAGAGGTTCAAAAGTACGGCGGGACCGCGAACGAAGACCACGACCGGTGCTACCACGAACGCTGCGACACCATCCAAAACGTTAACCGGGAGTTGCTGAAAGACATGGCCGGGGCCCTGGGCTACGCCACCCTTGCTTTCGCCATGACCCAGATGTGA